CCGGTTGCGGCTGGAATTCGGCCCACGTATAGGGAAGACACCGTGCCGTTGGCCCTTCGCATCTTCACGCTCGCGCTTCTTCTCGGTTGGCAGGTCATCGCCAGCGGAGTGGGGCTCGCGCACTACTGTCCGAAGCAGGCCTCGGCGACGAGCGCCTGCCGCTGCCCGCACGGAGAGAAGAAGGCGGAGAAGGCCTCGCACGACGGGAAGGCGTGGCGCAAGGACTGCTGCGACGCGCTGGAGCGGGAGCTCCCCACGCCAGCCCTCGTGGAAGTCTCCGGCCACGCCTCCTCGCTCGCGCTCCCACCGGCGTCGACACCGGTGTGGCTCACCCCCAGGGCCCTCGAGGGAGGCGGCCGCCTGTCGCTCGCCCTCTGGGACACGCCCCACGCCCAGGGGCCCCCTGTCTTCCTCCGCATCCGCTCACTCCTCATTTGAGCTCCCCGGCGGGGGTGTGCCCCCTGCCTCTCGAAAGCCCCGTGGGGCCGGGTGCGCGTTCGCGCGCCGGCCAATGACTGACATCGAGCTGGAGTGAGAAGGAACCATGGAAATCATCCTGGTATCGCTGGTGGGTATGGTGCTGTTTGGTGGTCTCTTCCTGCTGTTGTGCCCGGAGTGGTGGAGCAACAGCCTGGGCACCCTCAAGGAGAAGAAGCCGGTGGAGAAGACGCCGCGGGAGGCCGGGGACACCAAGACAGACACCTGAGCCTCCCCCTTGCGGGGCTGCCCCTTTCGTGTCAGAGAAGGAGCCGTTGCAGCCATCCGGCGCTCCGATGGCGGCCCGCACCTGGTGCCGGGCCGTAGGACGCTCCGGGTGGTCTTTGTTCGCGGCCCAGGCCCCCGGGACGTCCACCGGTCGCTTGGAAACGAACAGCATGACTCCCACCAAGACAGAGCTGCTCCGGGACACCATCGAGCACCTCGACATCAAGGCCCATGACGTGCGTCCACTCGTCCGGGCCATGGGCCACATGGCCTTCCAGGCTCGCAACCTCCACCGCGCGGCCACGCTCTACGACGCCATGCTGGAGGACACGGAGTGCGGCGTCATCCTGTGCCTGGCGGGCTCGCTCTTCTCCGCGGGCCTCAAGCAGGTGGTGGTGGACCTCGTGCGCCACCGGATGGTGGACGCCATCGTGTCCACCGGAGCGCTCATCGTGGACCAGGACTTCTTCGAGGCCCTGGGCTTCCGCCACTACCGGGGCAGCCCCCACGCGGATGACAACACCCTGCGCGAGCTGCACATCGACCGCATCTACGACACCTTCATCGACGAGGACGAGCTGCGCGAGTGCGATGCCACCATCGCCCGGCTCGCCAGCGAGCTGGAGACCCGTCCCTACTCGTCCCGGGAGTTCATCGGCGAGATGGGCGCCTGGCTCGCCCGCCACGGCAAGACGCGCGACAGCGTGGTGCTCGCCGCGCACGAGGCGGGAGTCCCCATCTTCTGCCCGGCCTTCAGCGACTGCTCGGCGGGCTTCGGGCTCGTGCACCACCAGTGGACCCGGGCGGGCAGGCCCCAGCTCTCCATCGACAGCGCGAGGGACTTCCTGGAGCTGACGCGCTGCCGGCTCGCGCTCCGGGACTCGGGCCTCTTCATGGTGGGGGGCGGGGTGCCGAAGAACTTCGCCCAGGACGTGGTGGTGGCGGCGGATTTCGTCGGCCAGCCGGTGGCCATGCACAAGTACGCCGTGCAGCTCACCGTGGCGGACGAGCGGGATGGGGCCCTCTCCGGCTCCACGCTGCGCGAGGCGAGCAGCTGGGGCAAGGTGGCCACCACCGCCGAGCAGATGGTGTACGGCGAGGCCACGCTGACCCTGCCGCTGGTGGCCGGCTACGCCTTCCATCAGCGCCACTGGGAAGCGCGGCCCGAGCGCCGGCTGGTGGCCGCCTGCCAGTGACGCGCGGCGCCTGAGCCGTCAGCCTGGACATCCCGGCCGCTCATCGAGGAGAAGGGTCACCCATCGGCCCTGCTCCTCGGTGGGCGTTCCAAGCCCGCGGAAGTCAGTTCCTTCAGGGGTGCTATTGCATGAAAGCACGGAGCACCTTCCGGCCGCGCGGTGTGCCAACTGGTCCGACAATCGGACCAGTTGCTCCACATCGCGGCCGGAGCCTCCCCCCCTGAAAGGACTGACCCCCTTCTGGCTTAGGACTGGAATGCTTTTTTGATGGTCTCCGCGACAGCCACCATGTCTTTTCCTCTATGTGCCGAATGGCGCATGTTGAGTGGCTTCGCTGGGTCCAACAGCGCCTGATACTGGGCGATTTCCGTGCTCTGATAGCCACTGGCCTTGATGGGAAGCCACAGGATGGTGGTTCCTTCGTTTCGCGCCGCGTCCAGCAGCTGAGGAAGCTCGTGCTGGGCAATGAAGTCCGAGGCCAGGAATTCTGGAGTGACCAAAAGGACCGCGACTTTTGCCCGGGCCAGGGCCTCTTTGATTTCATCCTGCCATCTGGCACCTGGCTGTATCTTCGTGTCGTTCCAGATGTACATATCCTGACTGCGAAAGTGTGGCTTGAGATAGGTCTCGAGCGTATCCAGCCAGCGCTTGTCTTTCCGGCTGTAGCTGATGAAGACCTGATCGCGGCCGTGCGGGGCAGGCGTGAGGGGGGTCCTGCCAGAAGGGACTGGAGCAGGTGGACGGGCCGCGAGGGAACGCCTGACGCCAGGTGGCCCCTTGATGAACCGATCCGACACGACCGTTCCTTGCCTGGCCGCATCCAGATCCGTGGCCCTGCGCGAGATGAAGATGCCCTCGCTCGCGGCCTCATCGAACCGCGCATCCACTTGTTGCTTCAAGACAGCTGAAGCTTCCTGGGTCTCATAGACGGACAGGCGCTTGATGTCGTCAAGGGGGATGGCACGGCCATTGACCACGATCGGGTGGCCATTTTCATAAGGAGCGATGAACTGCTCCAGGAGCCCGTCCTGGGTCAGGTCCACCTTGACTTCAGGATGCTTCGGCTCGGATTTGAGCTCAATGACGACGTGCAGATATGGCATGGGTTCTCGGGGATGCGGCCACCGGCCAGAGCCTCAACGAGCACAGCCCTGCTGATGGCCAGTGTGTTGGGCATGAGCCGGATTCTATCCCGGCCCGCCTCCAGTCGCTCCCGCGAAAGGCCGCTTCGAACCGTCCCCGAAGTCGCTCAGGGCCAGCGATGGACCGAGAGCGCGGGCTGCTCCCGGCCCAGCACGGCGGCACCGGGCTTGGAGCCCTCAGCCCAGGCGAGACGTCCGTCGTCGCCTAGCGCGAAGCACACGGGGTACTTCCGCCCATCGGGCAGGATGGCCAGGGTGTAGCGGCCCATGACGGCCGGTCTCCCGTCCTCCTTGATGATGCCGGGACCCGTCCAGAGATGGCCGTGGAGCAGCGTCTCCACGGGCAGGTTGCCCGTGCCTAACGTGACGCGACCGATGACAGGGCCCTCCTGGTAGACGCCCCCGGTAGTCCCGTGGCCGGGCTGCAAGGTGTCCACGGCGGGCTGGTTGATGTCCACGAGTAGATCAATGCGGCTGGCATCCCAGACCCTCAATCCCTCCATGGCCTCGATCGCCTCCTTGGGACAGTCCACGGGTCCTGGGGGCTTCACCTGGGCGGCGGGGCAGCCGAGGCCAGCGGCGGCGCACAGCCAGGCGGCGAGGAGACTCGAGGGGTTGGAGCGCGAAGAGGTGGACACGGGGGGGCTTCCTTTCTTGGAACGGTCGGACCCGGGCAGCGGGGCCTCGGGGATTGGCACGAGTGTGGAGTGCACCAGCCACAAGGCAAGGCCAGCCACGGTCAGACTCGCGAGCAGGACCCGGGGCCACCGCGGGCGACCCGGGCGGGCAGGTCGTGCGGGTGCCTCCTGCCGCGTCTCCGACGGGCGCTCGCCCTCCGCGGATGGCTGGACCGGCTGTCCCCCCACCTCCTGGGGTGGGAGCTCCTCCGGGCGCCCCTCCCTGTCGAAGAGTGGCACCTTCCAGGCGCCGGAGGTCCGCTCCCTGCCCGTGCTCCACAGGGCCTGCAAGAGCACCTCGGTGCTGGGGTAGCGGTCCTCGGGGCGCTTCTCCAACAGCTTCATGGCGATGTCGCTCAACGAGCGGGGCGCTCTGGGATTGAGGAGGTGGGGCGCGGTGGGGGGCACGGTGGCGATGGCGGCCAGCAACTCCTTGTCCGGCAGCTCGGGGTTGAAGGGGTGCAGATCCGTGAGGCCCTGGTAGAGCAGCCCCCCAGGGCGTACAGGTCCGCGGCCACTCCGCCCTGGAAGGGCTCGCCCCGCTTCCACGCCTCGCTGCGCGTATAGGCCAGGAGCTCGGGCGGCAACAGGTGCAGGACACCCTCGGGGATGCCCAGCGTCTGGGTGAGGGCTCCCGGCAGGCGCACGGTGCCGAAGTCGATGAGGAAGGGCCTGCCGTCCTCCCGGCGGATGAGGATGTTCTCCGCCTTCAAGTCGCGGTGGTACACGCCGCGCGAGTGCAACACGCCCACGGTGCGCACCACGTCGCTGAAGGCGTCCACCAGGCCGGTGGCATGAAGGGGCGCGCGCCAGCGCCACTGGTGCCAGTCATCCCCGTCCACGAAGTCGGTGACGATGAAGGCGTAGCCCGTGCTGGGGTTGGGCCAGAAGTCCACCGCGTACACGCGCAGCAGGTTGGGATGGGAGGAGTAGATGAAGAGGGCCGCGGCCTCGCGCGCCAACCGCCGGTAGGCGCTCTTCTGCTCCACGTCTTCTTCCTCCGGAAGCGCTTCCTGGGCGTCAGTGAGGGGGCGCAGCGCCATCTTCAGGGAGTAGGGGCGGCCGTCACGCTCCACCTTGAAGACACGAGAGGAGCCCCCACGGCCCAGCACCTGGACGATGAGCCAGGGTCCTACCGTATGGCCAGGTTGGAGGTGGTCCGGGTGCAGGGCTTCTGTCATGGGTCGTCGGCTCCTACAGCTTCACATCGGGGATGGAGAGGCGCTGGGCGCCGCTCCTGTCCAACAGCTCCAGGAGGAAGACCTCGCCCTTCTTCCAGAAGGGGGCCTCTGACTCCACCGCGACGAGGCCCTCTTCACCGGGCGCGAGCTGCGCCTTGTTCATGTCCACGGAGAGCACCTTCACGGAGGTGCCGTCCGCGCGGGTGAGCCGCGCCCTGCCCGGCATCCAGGCAGGTTGCCCCGGAAGGTTGCGCACACGGATGACGGCGAGCGCCCAGGTGCTGGCGCGATACGCGGCTCCGTTCAACACCCCCACTTCATTCTGTGCGTTCGCGGGGACCGCCCCGATGGGCCGGGCCTGCACCCCCTCCAGACCAAGCCGCCCCGAAAACACGAGCCCGGCGGGCTTGAGCGCGGTCCGGAGCGCCACGAGCTGCGCTTCCTTCTCGGCCAGCGCCGCCTCCAACGCCTCCAGGGACCGCGGGCGGCGCACCACCTCCACCTCCCTGTCCACCAGCCTCGGGTGGGAGACGAGCGCGAAGGCGGCATACGCGGGCGAGCCGCCGTCCTTGTAGCGCACGCGCACGCCCAGCTTCTCCCCGTCGCCCGGTTCCACGGCCATCTCGAGGACGAGGGTATGGTCGCCCACATCCACCAGCCGGAAGCGCGTCGTCCGCCCCTCCAACTCCATCGAAGCCCGGTCGATGGAGGCATCGAAGCGGATGAGGGTGAGTGCGTTGGCCATCACCCGCACTTCCGGCACCGGCTCGTCCGGGCCGTTGGGGGCAATGACCTGCCGCTGCTGCGGCTCACGGGTGGGCGGCTGCGTCTGCGCCGCCGAGGGAGCCCCGAGAGACAGGGTGAGGAGCGCCAGAAGAAGGTGGGATGGTAGTGTCAGGGGGGAGAACCTCTCCGGTCCACCCTAGCAGATACCACACCCGAGACGACCCTCCCGCCCCACGGGGCACCCTAGGGGAGAGAAGAGCCTCACGACGGCTCGGCGTTGTAGCCCGCCTCCCCATAGGGACGGAGCCGATCGAGCCAGAGCGAGAGCAACACCTGCAGCTCCTCCTTGGGATCCGTGCCCGGCTCCTTCGGGGGAGGCAGGACGTCGAGCACCTCGAAGGAGAAGCTGTCGGCGCCGTGGCGGTTCCAGTCATCCTGCAGCGCGGGGTAGGTGCGATGGATGCCCTGGGCCAGCTCGAAACGGGTGCGATTGAGCATGCCATGGAGGTTGAGACTCATCCCCACCAGCACCTTGCCATTGGCCCGGTTGCGGACGGCGAACACGCCCATCGGGGGAGGATTCTCCTTGTAGGACTGCTTCAATTCCGCGCGGCGCGAGGACATGTGTGTCTTCTCCTGGTCGTGAAGCGTGAAGGAAGGGCGAGCGCGTCAGCTCGCGTAGCCGAGCGCGATGAGCTTCTGCTCGAGCCGGTCCCGGGCGGCCGTGTCGAGCGGCTCCACCCAGTTGAAGCCCATCCGCGCCCAGTCGGCGTCGGAGGGGTCCACCCCGAGCGCGGCGAGGAAGCTCGCGTCGGTGATGAAGAACTGCTCGCGGAAGGGGAACAGGTAGCCCCCCCGCTCCCGGAGCGAGGCGAGCGCCTCCGCATACGAGGAGAACCAGCGGTTGAGGAAGGCGCCCCGGTTCCTCGCGAAGAAGGCCTCCGTGTCGAGCCGGGGCGGTGCCTCCTCCTCGCCCAGCGCCTGCTTGAGCTCCGCCCAGGACGCATGGCCGTGCTCGTGGGCGATGACGGCCAGCGCATGCTTGCGGCGCACCGAGTCCCTGCGGGCGAGCAACTCTCCGGGAGACAGACGCGAGAAGGCGGGCAGGGCCCGCAGCCGCTCGGCGGCCCGCGTGGCGCGGGACGGCTCGGAGGACTCCAGATCCTTGAGCAGGATGGATGCCCGGACCTTGCACTCGCGGAGGTTGGGAGGCGTTACAGCGCGGGGCTCGGTTCCCATGACAAATCCCTCATCGTCGGCCCTACCCGTTCATGGGCCGTGGAAGGAACTCATCGAGAACATGTCGAACCACCGGGAGAAACGAGGGTGACGTCGTCTTTTCGGGCAGGCGCCCCTCGGCACCTGGGTCAGAAGTAATGCACCGGGAGGCCCGGGGCAAGGTCTTATCGACACGACTGTCTTCACCTGCTAGCCGGGGGCGCATGCGTTCGAGCTCCCGTGCCCTCCTCCTCCTGCCTGCCCTCGTGCTCTGCGCGGGCTGTGCGACCTCCCACGCCTCGCGCTCCACCGACGCCTACGTCCAGGCCGTCCAGGAGAGGAACCATGTCCCCGGCGCGGCCGTGGCCGTGGTCCGCGACGGTCACCTCGAGAAGCTCTCCGCGTACGGCCTCGCGGACCTGGAAGACGAGGCGAAGAGCGGCCCGGACACCGCCTTCCAGATCGCCTCGGCCACGAAGATCTTCACCGGCACGCTGGTGATGCTGCTGGTGCAGGAGGGGAAGCTCGGCCTGGACGAGCCGCTCTCGAAGTACCTGCCCGACGTGCCCGAGACGTGGAAGGGGCTCACCGTGCGGCACCTCGCCGCCCACACGTCGGGCCTGACGTCGGGCTTGAAGGAGGGTTCCGAGGAGCAGACCCGCACCAACGCCTCGGTCGCCGAGCGGTATGAGTCCGCCCGGAATGCACCGCTGGCCTACACGCCTGGCGAGCGCAGCGAGTACGGCCTCACGGACTTCGTCGTGCTCACCCATGTCCTGGAGAAGGTGACGGGCCAGGACTTCGAGGAGCTGCTGCGCACCCGCCTCTTCGAGCCGCTCGGCTTCACGTGCACGCGCTTCGAGCACGCGAAGCAGCAGGGACCGGTGCGCATCGCCGACGTCATTCCCCGCCGCGCCACCACCTACCGCTACGTGGACGGGGCCCAGCAGCGCGCCTGGTTCCTCTATCCGATCCACACCTATTCCGCGGGCGGAGCGTTCTCCTGCGCGAAGGATCTCGTCCGCTGGGCGGTGGCCATGGACCAGGGCACGCTGCTGAGCCCCGAGTCGCAGCAGGCGGCCGCCACGCCCTTCAAGCTGAACGACGGCCGCGAGGGCGGATTCGGCGTGGCCTTCACCCACGGCAAGCTGCGGGGATTGAAGACCTTCGGGCACTCCGGGGGCGGCGCGCTGGGGGACGTGCTGCGTGTCCCGGAGAAGAAGCTGACGGTCATCGTCCTGACCAACGAGCAGGCGCTGTTGCCGATGCTGGCCCCCAACATCGCGAGCCTCTACCTGCCGCCGCTGCCGGAGCTGAACGCACCGGGCCTCCCGGACGCGGAGCCGGCGCTGACGCAGGTGCTGCGCGGAGCGGTGGAGGGCCTGCTCAACGGCACGCTCGATGCCGCCGCCTTCGCGCCGAGCGCCCAGCAGGAGTTGTTGCCCATGCTCCAGGGCTTCGGAACCCCGGGCAGCGCCCTCATGCCGCCCCTGAGCCGGTTGACGCTGCTGGAGGACCAGAAGGACGGAGACAAGCGCAAGCGCGTCTATCGCGCGGTGTACGGCGAGGATGTCACGCTCAAGTGGACCTTCCGCCTGGACGCCGAGGGGAAGCTCCTCGATCTGGAGTACGACTGGGAATGACAGACGGCCGCGTCACTTCTGGCGCAGCGGCTTCAACGCCCCACCCCAGGCGATGACCTGGTCGAGCATGCTCTGGAGCGACTTCTCGTGGTGGGGCGCCGGGGTGAAGGTGGTGTAGTTCTCGAAGTCGGTGCGAAGCGAGAGCATGACCTGGGCGCGCACGTCGGCGACCTGCAGCTCGCCCATGACGAGGCGCAGCTGCTCCACGGCGCGCGTTCCCCCGGCGCTACCGTAGCTGACGAAGCCGGCCGCCTTGTTGTTCCACTCGCGGTACAGGTAGTCGATGGCGTTCTTGAGCGCGCCGGACGTGCCGTGGTTGTACTCGGGGGTGACGAAGACGTAGGCGTCGAAGGAGTCGATCTTCGCGGCCCAGGCCTTGGTGTGCGGCTTCATGTACTGCCCCATGGACGGCGGCACCGGCTCGTCGAGCAGCGGCAGGTTGAAGTCCTGGATGTCCACGAGCTCGAACCCGGCGTCGGTCCGCTTCTTCGCGAGCTCGAGCACCCAGCGGGCCACGGCCTCGGCCTTACGGCCCGGCCGCGTGCTTCCGACGATGATGGCCACCTTGAACATGGTTCGCTGTCCTCCTGAAGAAGGTTGGGTTCAGCGCGTCCCCGGGTGCATACACGGTCGCGGGGACGGATGGCGGAGGAGCACCCCCGCACCGTTGACCAACGGGCGTTGCCGGCGCTGGGATGCGGGTTCTCGAATGGAAGACCCAGCCATGCGTCTCCGAGCGTGCATCACACTTCTGCTCCATGTCTCAGCCTGCGCTACGTCAGCGCCGAGCCCAAGCGAGCCAGCGGCCTGGGCCCCGAGGCTCGCCAATCTCCAGCGAGCGGCGACGCTGCCCTGGACGGACGGGGGACAGTGCGCCGTCCGCGAAGCTTTCGAGCCCTGGCCTGTGCTGGTGGAGCGGTGCTTTCATGCATTCTTTGCCAAAGTGAAGCTGCCGGAAATACAGCGCGAGAAAAGACTCGCAGAAACCTGTGGGTACAATTTTGCCGTTGGCGTGCGAAGCGCCGCACACAAAGCTGCGCTGCTCGAACTAGACCCTGAACTCACAATCGCCGTCATGGATTGGTGCTGAATGACTGCCGCGCCAAGATCCCTCACCCTTACCGTTTACGCGCCTGCACTCGTGGGTGATGATGGGCGCCCACTCGCCATCGTTCATGGATTCGAGCGCGCCCTACCCGGCTTGCGGCTGGCGTGGACCCTTTCTGAAAAGGGACGCTTCATTGCATTGCCTCACCGCGACGAATGGGTTGAAGCAAACAGGACAGACGGCGGGTTTCCCTTCCTTTGCAACGATGACGAAAGCCGTCCCGTGACGCTTACCGGATGGGAAAACCCAAGCGGCCTTGCCATAGGAAGTCCGCCGCGCTTTGAAGTCCATGCGACGCTGCCACTGGACGCAGCCGGCATCGCGGCGGCAACGGATGTACTGGAGGCTCTAGGGGAGGGTGCGAGCGCGGTTTGGGGACATGCGTCGCCGAACGGCCATGGTCAGATAGTGGCGCAGCAGTTTCGCCGCCCGGGTGATGAGCCGCATGCTCCGCCCTACGGATTACCCTCGCTCAAACTCCCACGGTACAACCCTGCGCCGGAACTTCCCCATTACCTCGGGTGGCTGAACTACTGGTCTGCCGCTGCCGCACGGGCCATCGGCTTCCCGGACCCGGCCCGCGACGCGGACCTGCTCTCGCGCTCACGGCGTACCGCGACGGGCGGGTAGGTTGTCCGGCTCACGAAGGCGCCGCTCGACCTGGACAACCCCGCCCACCTCGACGCACTCAAGCGGGCTTACGAGCGCTTCCCGCAGATCGGCGGGCGTGCCACCCCTTGAGGCTCGGCTCTGAGCGGCGGGCAACCTCGAGTGGAGGCGGCGGGAATCGAACCCGCCGCCTGGCACTCCCAGAGCGGGCCTGGCGGAGTCTCGTGGGAGCCTGGCGGTAGCGTGTGCCCTGGCGAAGTGTGGCCGGGGAGGGGCAGGTGGGGGAGCGCGGGTGGGAGTACCGGCGGAGACGGCCGGAGGGGACGGTGTTGTATGCGGCGGTGAGGGACCACCTCGCCGCGCTGCTGGCGGAGGCGAGCGAGCTGGGGCGCGGCGCGGCCTGCCCCGGTACGTGGAGCGGGACTTCGCTTTCACTCGCAGGAGGGCAGCCCCCAGACCTGGAAGCTCCGGGTGGCCGTCAGGTTGAAGGCATTGGTGACGGTGAGGGAGACGGTAGGGCGAGCGCTCGCACGTTCACAGGAGGGGGCTGTCCAGGTCATGCGGCTGGTGGAGTCGCCATCGACGGGTGTGCCGAGCGTGCCCACATTGGCCGCCCAGGAGAAGGTGAGCTCGGAGCCCTCGGAGTCCACGGCGTCCACCTCGAAGGTGAGCACCTCGCCGGGAGTGGCCATCCACAAGGAGCTGGGGGCCCGGGTGATGATGGGACTGAAGTGAGGGGGAGTCGGAGGGGTGGCATCTACCTTCAGCACGAAGGTGTTGTTGGCGCACGAGCTCACCGGCCCCGTCCCGAAGTCCGCGGTGCCGGAGAACCAGCCCCCCAGCAGCACGTTTCCGTCTCGGTCGACGCCGACTCCCGTTCCCCAGGAGCTGCCCGTGGGGCTCCCCCGGGGCAGGATCTGATCCCTCACATATCTGCCATTCGAGTCGTACCAGACCACGAAGGCCGTGGGCTCGCTGGACTCGTGAAGCCCACCGCCCAGCTCGAGGCGGCCCCGGAAGGCCCCGGAGAGCACGGCATTGCCCTCGGCATCGACGGTCAGGCGCTGAACGCCGGGTTGGATGGTCCCGTAATACCTCTCATCGGGCGCACTATCCACGCTCCAGAGCTCCTCGCCATTCGCGGAGAGTTTGGAGAGACGGAACGTGCCCGGTGCGTCATCGACCGCCACCAAGACAGTGCCTGCCCCGGAGGCCTTCAGGCGAGGGTTCATGACCGAGTATATGCCCCCAATTTCATGGTTCCAGAGCGTGGTTCCCGTGGTGCCCGAGAGCTTCTCGACGAAGACTCGCGGCAAGAAGGACCAGCTCCCGCTAATGAAGCCCGCCGCGATCAGGACATCGCCCGCCTCGTCCATCTCAATGGCGGTGGGGGTTTGGTAGGAAAGCCACAAATAAGAGTCGGCCTCACCAGTACGCCTCCCCTGGAAGTTCCGGCTCCAGAGGGGCTCTCCCGTGGCCGCATCCAGCCTCGCCACGTAGAGTGAGGCCTGAGACCCGGCGGAGGCGTGGGTCGTTCCCCCGAGCGTCAGGGTGCCATTGAACATTCCCAGGAGGGCGACGTTGCCCGTGGCGTCCGTGGCGATGGCCCCACTGGCGGAATGGGACTCGGCCCCTCCCCCGAAGCGCTGGGCCCACGTCACGTCGCCGCTGGGCGTGAGCTTCACCACGAAGGAGCTCGACTCGCCTGGACTGGTCAGCGACAGGCTCCCCATGCGCACGGTGCCGGAGAACCTCCCCGTCACCAGCACGTTGCCCGCGGCGTCCACCGCGAGGCTCTCGTCCAAGGCGAAGGAATACGGGGAGTGCGCTTCACGGTCGATGAGCCGGGTCCAGAGGGGGAGACCGCTCGAGCCCACCTTCGCCAGGAGCAGGTCGTCCTCGTTCCCCGTGAAGACCGGGCCGCCGAGCGTGATGGTGCCCGTGAAGCTGCTCAAGGTGAGCGTGTTGCCCGCGCCGTCCACGGCCATGCTCACCAGCTTCGAGGTGGACGTGCAGCTCGGGGTCGGAACGCCCAGCCCCCAGAACCACCGGGGCAAGGGTTCGCAGACTTCGTTGATGCCGTTGCAGTTGTCATCCGCCAACGTCGAGCAACTCTCCGGCTGGGGGAGTTGTTGCCCCTGACAGACGATACGGCCGAACGGGTCGCACTCCACGGTTCCCCCCCGGCAGATGCCGACCCCTCGAGTCCCCTCGGGGCCGCCATAGCAGGGCTGTCCGTGCTGTGAGGAGCAACTGCAACCCTCGTTCACCTGGCCATTACAGTCATCATCGAAGGGGGTCGAGCAGCTCTCGGCCGTTGGCAGCACCTGCCCCTCACAGGCGCCCCATCCCGTCCCCGTGACGTTGCACAGCCGGCGGCTTGCCCGGCACAAACCCTGGCCCTCGGTACCGGCGGGCCCCGTGTACGAGCAGCGCTCGGAGGCGCCTGGCGTGCAGACGCTGCCTCGCACGGTGAGCCGGATGCTGGTGCAGGGGCCGCTGCCGCAGACGGTGGGGGACGACGAGCCCGTCACCATCACCCCTTCCGAGAAGAGCCCATTGCGTGCCGCCACGATCCTGGCCGTGTTGCCCCGCTTGA
The sequence above is drawn from the Archangium gephyra genome and encodes:
- a CDS encoding carboxypeptidase-like regulatory domain-containing protein, which gives rise to MQNSYHWNHERFPRRANPWLRVSMLLGLLCLSSLGCDTSVIQPPSEQPPPSNPDPQNPSLPAGTSLLLQVVDESGSPVPGAAVSSQGTLFPVDSSGHLLLENLPHGRFLARVDALGFTSATTVVELQEGAHVGTQVKLLRLPAPLPFQAEQGGVLETAQVRVTIPPDAVVDALGQPVTGTVQVTIAPLDPTHQLGAMPGPLEGTAVAEGERVQLESFFMAEVSLWSNGAPVRLAPGKSATLEFVLPEALASQFHAGDTVPAWWFDLDAGHWREEGAGTIQPSSTQPGRLAWVAQVKHFTWWNCDLPWTEKSCVNVLVVDGAGAPIAGARVTAEGVSYSGNSGTSYTGGNGRVCIEIKRGNTARIVAARNGLFSEGVMVTGSSSPTVCGSGPCTSIRLTVRGSVCTPGASERCSYTGPAGTEGQGLCRASRRLCNVTGTGWGACEGQVLPTAESCSTPFDDDCNGQVNEGCSCSSQHGQPCYGGPEGTRGVGICRGGTVECDPFGRIVCQGQQLPQPESCSTLADDNCNGINEVCEPLPRWFWGLGVPTPSCTSTSKLVSMAVDGAGNTLTLSSFTGTITLGGPVFTGNEDDLLLAKVGSSGLPLWTRLIDREAHSPYSFALDESLAVDAAGNVLVTGRFSGTVRMGSLSLTSPGESSSFVVKLTPSGDVTWAQRFGGGAESHSASGAIATDATGNVALLGMFNGTLTLGGTTHASAGSQASLYVARLDAATGEPLWSRNFQGRRTGEADSYLWLSYQTPTAIEMDEAGDVLIAAGFISGSWSFLPRVFVEKLSGTTGTTLWNHEIGGIYSVMNPRLKASGAGTVLVAVDDAPGTFRLSKLSANGEELWSVDSAPDERYYGTIQPGVQRLTVDAEGNAVLSGAFRGRLELGGGLHESSEPTAFVVWYDSNGRYVRDQILPRGSPTGSSWGTGVGVDRDGNVLLGGWFSGTADFGTGPVSSCANNTFVLKVDATPPTPPHFSPIITRAPSSLWMATPGEVLTFEVDAVDSEGSELTFSWAANVGTLGTPVDGDSTSRMTWTAPSCERASARPTVSLTVTNAFNLTATRSFQVWGLPSCE